Below is a genomic region from Citrobacter telavivensis.
CGGCGGGTTTCACCGTACTGATCAACGCTGTCGCCGTGAGCGGCGTGATGCCGTTTATCGGTCACGGCGTGCAAATCACCCCGCTGAATGCCATCTGGCTGATTACGTTAGGGCTGTGCGGGCTGTTCGTCAGCCTGTACAACATCGACTGGCATCGCCATCCGCAGGTCAAAGCGAACGGCCTGCTGGTGAATTTGCTGATGGCGGCGGCGGTGTGCGCCGTTGCTGCCAGTAATCTCGGCACGCTGGTGGTGATGGCGGAAATTATGGCGCTGTGCGCCGTGTTCCTGACCGTTTGTAGCAAAGAAGGCAAGCTGTGGTTTGCGCTGGGACGTCTTGGTACGCTGCTGCTGGCGATTGCCTGCTATCTGGTGTGGCAGCGCTATGGCACCCTGGAGCTGCGTCTGCTCGATCTGCGCACGCAGGAACTGCCGCTGGGCTCCGACATCTGGCTGCTCGGCGTGGCGGGCTTTGGTCTGCTGGCGGGGATCATTCCACTGCACGGCTGGGTACCACAGGCACATGCGAATGCCAGCGCACCTGCTGCCGCCCTGTTCTCCACCGTGGTGATGAAGGTCGGTCTGCTGGGTATTCTCTCTTTATCGCTGATTGGCGGTAATGCGCCGCTGTGGTGGGGCGTGCTGCTGCTGATACTCGGCATGATCACCGCGTTTGTCGGCGGCCTGTATGCGCTGATGGAGCACAATATTCAGCGTCTGCTGGCGTATCACACCCTGGAGAACATCGGCATTATTCTGCTCGGTCTGGGCGCAGGTGTGACCGGGATTGCCCTCAATCAACCGGCGCTGATTGCCCTTGGCCTGACCGGCGGTCTCTACCACCTGGTGAACCACAGCCTGTTCAAAAGCGTACTGTTCCTCGGTGCGGGCAGCATCTGGTTTCGTACCGGACATCGCGATATCGAAAAGCTGGGCGGCATCGGCAAACGCATGCCGGTGATTTCTATCGCTATGTTGGTCGGGCTGATGGCGATGGCCGCACTGCCGCCGCTGAACGGCTTCGCCGGTGAGTGGGTTATCTATCAGTCTTTCTTCAAACTGGGCAACAGCGGCGCGTTTATTGGTCGTCTGCTGGGACCATTACTGGCGGTTGGACTGGCGATCACCGGTGCGCTGGCGGTG
It encodes:
- the hycC gene encoding formate hydrogenlyase subunit 3, whose translation is MSAISLIVSGVAWFAAAAVLAFLFSFHKALSGWVAGVGGAVGSLCTAAAGFTVLINAVAVSGVMPFIGHGVQITPLNAIWLITLGLCGLFVSLYNIDWHRHPQVKANGLLVNLLMAAAVCAVAASNLGTLVVMAEIMALCAVFLTVCSKEGKLWFALGRLGTLLLAIACYLVWQRYGTLELRLLDLRTQELPLGSDIWLLGVAGFGLLAGIIPLHGWVPQAHANASAPAAALFSTVVMKVGLLGILSLSLIGGNAPLWWGVLLLILGMITAFVGGLYALMEHNIQRLLAYHTLENIGIILLGLGAGVTGIALNQPALIALGLTGGLYHLVNHSLFKSVLFLGAGSIWFRTGHRDIEKLGGIGKRMPVISIAMLVGLMAMAALPPLNGFAGEWVIYQSFFKLGNSGAFIGRLLGPLLAVGLAITGALAVMCMAKVYGVTFLGAPRTKEAENACCAPILMGISVVALAICCVLGGVAAPWLLPLLATAVPLPLETANTTVSQPMITLLLIACPLLPFILMAMFKGNRLPSRSRGTAWVCGYDHEQSMVITAHGFAMPVKEAFAPVLKLRKWLNPVAWVPGWQSAAVPVLFRRLALIELAVLVVIVVSRGA